Proteins encoded within one genomic window of uncultured Desulfobacter sp.:
- a CDS encoding AraC family transcriptional regulator, with translation MKAVVLPPPQPVANSNHFKMNIPASLGQGGADLFSLTSGIQLLIFDWQFNQVRLFQGALKDHSVGFGFCLDGRSDYHPTCFDRSFTIRAGESCFFSFPKGVEFFEKTDDKRMYRVNLLLDGERLLTLINRDEDRFYPILKSLEKRFSTRMGTILSPVMRTVLYQLLHCPYSGTTQQIFLEGKSMELIAHMMEQLCSGCRCCYDSTIKISDTERVHHAAHMLVQDLNNPPDIMAISRTVGLGRTKLFRCFRQTFGLSPFEYLRNHRLQMSMQLLQDGEMNVTQAALMVGYTNLSYFSKAFKSMFGIAPSELRRSIRKQ, from the coding sequence ATGAAAGCCGTCGTTCTTCCTCCCCCTCAGCCGGTAGCAAATTCCAATCACTTCAAAATGAATATTCCTGCCTCGCTTGGACAAGGCGGCGCAGACCTTTTTTCTTTGACCTCTGGGATTCAATTGTTAATCTTTGACTGGCAGTTCAACCAGGTGAGGCTCTTTCAAGGTGCTTTAAAAGATCATTCCGTTGGTTTCGGGTTTTGTCTTGATGGCCGGTCTGATTACCACCCCACCTGTTTTGACCGGTCGTTTACGATAAGGGCAGGGGAAAGCTGTTTTTTTTCCTTTCCAAAAGGCGTTGAGTTCTTTGAGAAAACCGACGATAAGCGGATGTACAGGGTCAATCTGTTGCTGGACGGGGAACGTTTATTAACATTAATCAATAGAGATGAAGATCGTTTTTATCCCATACTGAAAAGCTTGGAAAAAAGATTCTCTACCCGCATGGGCACTATTCTATCGCCTGTTATGAGAACGGTCTTGTATCAATTGCTTCATTGCCCTTACAGCGGAACGACACAACAGATTTTTCTGGAGGGGAAAAGTATGGAATTGATCGCGCATATGATGGAACAGCTCTGTTCCGGTTGTCGCTGCTGCTATGATAGCACTATAAAAATATCGGATACGGAACGTGTTCACCATGCAGCACATATGCTTGTCCAAGACCTGAATAATCCACCGGACATCATGGCGATCTCCCGGACGGTGGGATTGGGCAGGACCAAGCTGTTTCGTTGCTTTCGCCAGACCTTCGGGCTCTCCCCCTTTGAATATCTTCGCAATCATCGTTTACAGATGTCCATGCAGTTGCTCCAGGATGGTGAGATGAATGTCACCCAGGCAGCCTTGATGGTCGGCTATACCAATCTAAGCTATTTTTCCAAGGCCTTTAAGTCCATGTTCGGCATTGCGCCAAGCGAACTGCGTAGATCCATTCGTAAACAATAG
- a CDS encoding TonB-dependent receptor produces the protein MRIKATLACLVVTGTILGAGLVQAEEPAGTTLETITVTANKVEEDITDVPQSITVIDDEILKEKGIVDIPDVINEIPNMSFMPGLTPGLTNSVNFRGLNPSLFTSNFPVVIYIDGVAYSNSGGFDASLVNAERIEVLRGPQGTLYGKDAIGAVIKVVTKEPENEWHGNIGTEYGSYNYMQGSFNVNGSLIQDKLYLGVNGRYQQDDGWITNDYNGDDEANKSESRNLGAFLLYKPTDRFSAKFILSNDSYESHGYTGYALPPGTNANKFDRDDAEHVSVDKDAISESESPAQSLYLKYEFDSVILTSTTAHRYIEAESVRDIDYMADTAMDGCVSFVNEDTETWTEELRLSSNNTEGFRWVAGAYFDTEDVESGNGIQRNPSGSIYEYNWESETESQTLALFGQTMIPLGNSFELTLGARYQQIDKEMDLDAYYHLVGVSSDPYYSLHADETWTAFLPKVALSYRLNENWTTYASAAQGYMPGGFTRLASSGSEKDNTFDPQLSTNYEIGIKGELNRARLAAAIFYMDIEDIHFSKQVNDTWVTDNADSAHSLGAELELTYFLTDSIELTAAIGVIEAEYDDYDNGNVVWDGESIENTPSYSARIGAAYYHPNGFYARGDVRIQGEVPYYDSTNAEFRELDDYITADVKVGYRFKGFDIYAYCNNLTDEEYMTFFLSGSDSKSIAIYDDPRTFGIGVRYSF, from the coding sequence ATGCGTATTAAAGCAACGCTTGCGTGCTTAGTGGTGACAGGGACCATCCTTGGGGCCGGTTTAGTTCAGGCGGAAGAACCTGCAGGAACCACACTGGAAACCATTACCGTTACGGCCAATAAGGTCGAAGAGGATATCACTGATGTTCCACAGAGTATCACGGTCATCGACGATGAGATTCTCAAGGAGAAGGGGATCGTGGATATCCCCGATGTAATTAACGAGATCCCTAATATGAGTTTTATGCCCGGCCTTACCCCTGGACTTACCAATAGCGTGAACTTCAGGGGCTTGAATCCATCGTTGTTTACCAGCAACTTTCCGGTAGTCATCTATATAGACGGGGTAGCCTACAGCAATTCGGGCGGTTTTGACGCTTCGCTGGTCAATGCCGAGCGGATTGAAGTCCTGCGTGGTCCCCAAGGTACGCTCTACGGCAAGGACGCCATCGGCGCGGTTATCAAGGTTGTGACCAAGGAACCGGAAAACGAATGGCATGGAAATATCGGCACCGAATACGGCAGCTACAATTACATGCAGGGCTCTTTCAATGTCAACGGCTCCCTCATTCAGGATAAGCTCTATCTCGGGGTGAACGGCCGCTATCAGCAGGATGACGGCTGGATCACGAACGACTATAACGGTGACGACGAAGCCAATAAGAGTGAGAGCCGGAACCTCGGTGCGTTCCTGCTGTACAAGCCCACCGACAGATTCTCTGCAAAGTTCATTCTATCGAACGATTCCTATGAATCTCACGGGTACACGGGTTACGCCTTGCCCCCTGGAACCAACGCCAACAAGTTCGATCGGGATGATGCCGAGCATGTCTCCGTCGATAAAGACGCAATTTCCGAGAGCGAAAGTCCGGCACAGAGCCTTTATCTGAAGTACGAGTTCGATTCGGTGATCCTGACCTCGACAACCGCCCACAGATACATTGAAGCTGAAAGTGTCCGAGATATCGATTACATGGCAGATACCGCTATGGACGGGTGTGTTTCATTTGTAAATGAAGACACTGAAACCTGGACCGAAGAGTTGAGGTTATCGAGCAATAACACGGAGGGCTTTCGTTGGGTTGCCGGCGCATATTTCGATACCGAGGATGTGGAGAGTGGGAATGGGATACAGAGAAATCCCTCCGGATCTATTTACGAGTATAATTGGGAATCTGAAACTGAAAGTCAGACCCTGGCCCTGTTCGGGCAGACGATGATTCCCCTTGGCAACAGCTTTGAGTTGACTCTCGGTGCGCGTTATCAGCAGATCGACAAGGAGATGGATTTGGATGCGTACTATCACCTGGTTGGGGTCAGCAGCGATCCTTACTACTCCCTCCATGCGGATGAAACCTGGACCGCCTTTTTGCCCAAGGTTGCGCTCTCATACCGGTTGAACGAAAACTGGACCACTTACGCTTCAGCGGCACAAGGCTATATGCCCGGTGGTTTTACGAGGCTGGCCTCCTCTGGTTCGGAGAAAGACAACACGTTTGATCCGCAGCTGTCGACCAACTACGAAATCGGTATCAAGGGGGAATTGAACCGCGCACGTCTTGCCGCTGCTATCTTTTACATGGATATCGAAGACATCCATTTTAGTAAACAAGTAAATGATACGTGGGTGACCGATAATGCCGACAGCGCTCATTCCCTGGGCGCGGAACTGGAGTTGACCTATTTCCTGACCGATTCCATCGAATTGACAGCCGCCATCGGCGTTATCGAGGCGGAATACGACGACTACGATAATGGCAATGTTGTTTGGGACGGTGAATCGATCGAAAATACGCCGTCGTATTCGGCGCGGATCGGTGCCGCTTACTACCACCCCAACGGGTTTTATGCCCGTGGGGATGTTAGGATTCAGGGCGAGGTTCCCTACTATGATAGTACCAACGCGGAGTTCCGCGAGCTGGATGACTACATCACCGCTGATGTCAAGGTCGGTTATCGCTTCAAGGGCTTTGACATCTACGCCTACTGCAACAACCTGACCGATGAAGAATATATGACCTTTTTTCTCTCGGGCTCGGACTCCAAGTCGATAGCGATCTACGACGATCCGCGCACCTTCGGTATCGGGGTCCGTTATAGCTTTTGA
- a CDS encoding TonB-dependent receptor: MKSLCARILGGLLMSCCVATSAVAEEQGTATLETMTVTAQKQEENVQDVPVGVTVFDDQAIEDIKLESVTELADFVPNLMMFEFGRPMSGQPTMRGVSASTSTESSTAVGIYVDGVPSGCTAGIFDIERIEVLRGPQGTLYGKDTEAGAINIITRQPDNTFRGKVSTELGEDNKYKGGVNLSGPLQEDKLFFSIVGEYEQKDGFIEGTYTGDTLDDREQWFGRGKLRWTPMESLDISLIVSRLSRDDDGTRMSLTPYGAVVSGLAAPEDRKMSSNVDLYSKSDHDFQALKAVYEINESYTLTSITARRAFSSTDSNDWDFSRIEWFETISDSEGYTISQELRLNAGIGKLKWIVGLYADDDHSERTITNTVSGTLRMDREVNGNSHAVFGQASYFLTEQINLIGGLRYEKQEREYEDILSGAGDDGSWEHISPKIALEYHLTPDIMSYASITEGYRPGAFNQLAADEQYASYDEEILWSYELGIKSAFFNRRLIVNGAVYYMNITDMQVENAVDPDNTYVTNAAEATGIGGELEISARLADGLTLSAGFGYSDITFDKYKDALGNYEGNHNPYAPDYTYNIGAQYRHAGGMYARVDLIGYGKMYFDRDNKYSRDPYELVNAKIGYEAEHYDVYLYGKNIFDTEYDSEGYYGGYYTVYSDPREVGIQLTYRF; this comes from the coding sequence ATGAAATCTTTGTGTGCCCGGATATTGGGAGGCCTTTTGATGAGTTGCTGTGTTGCAACATCAGCAGTGGCAGAGGAACAGGGAACGGCCACCCTGGAAACAATGACGGTCACGGCCCAGAAACAGGAGGAAAATGTCCAGGATGTGCCCGTGGGCGTTACCGTATTTGATGATCAGGCTATTGAGGATATAAAGCTCGAATCTGTAACGGAACTTGCCGATTTCGTGCCGAATCTCATGATGTTCGAGTTCGGCAGGCCTATGTCCGGGCAACCGACCATGCGCGGGGTTTCCGCATCAACTTCGACGGAGAGTTCAACTGCGGTGGGGATATATGTTGACGGCGTTCCCTCGGGATGCACTGCCGGCATTTTTGATATTGAACGTATCGAAGTGTTGCGTGGCCCCCAGGGAACCTTATACGGGAAAGACACTGAGGCCGGAGCCATTAATATTATTACCCGGCAGCCGGACAATACCTTTAGAGGAAAAGTTTCCACGGAACTGGGAGAGGATAACAAATATAAGGGGGGGGTAAACCTGAGCGGCCCTTTGCAGGAGGATAAGCTTTTTTTCAGTATTGTGGGGGAATATGAGCAAAAGGACGGTTTTATAGAAGGCACCTATACCGGGGATACATTGGATGACAGGGAACAATGGTTCGGCAGGGGAAAGCTGCGGTGGACCCCTATGGAGAGTCTGGATATTTCGTTGATCGTTTCCAGGCTTTCCCGCGATGATGATGGAACCAGAATGAGTTTGACGCCGTACGGAGCCGTTGTATCCGGACTTGCAGCACCTGAGGACAGGAAAATGTCGTCGAATGTCGACTTATATAGTAAGTCGGACCATGATTTTCAGGCACTGAAAGCAGTATATGAAATCAATGAATCGTATACGTTGACATCCATCACCGCCAGGAGGGCATTCTCAAGTACAGATTCCAATGATTGGGATTTTAGCCGCATAGAGTGGTTTGAAACAATCTCGGACAGTGAAGGTTACACGATCTCCCAGGAGCTTCGTTTAAACGCCGGTATAGGAAAGCTCAAATGGATTGTCGGCCTGTATGCTGATGACGATCATAGTGAAAGAACGATTACAAATACTGTGAGCGGGACGCTTAGAATGGATCGTGAGGTTAACGGCAATTCCCATGCTGTTTTCGGGCAGGCCAGTTATTTTTTGACGGAACAGATCAATCTGATCGGCGGGCTGCGTTATGAGAAGCAGGAGCGGGAATATGAAGACATTTTATCGGGCGCCGGGGACGACGGCTCCTGGGAGCATATCTCACCCAAGATTGCCCTGGAGTATCACCTGACACCGGATATCATGTCCTATGCAAGTATTACAGAAGGGTATCGGCCCGGTGCTTTTAATCAGCTTGCAGCGGATGAGCAATATGCCAGTTATGATGAAGAAATTTTATGGTCCTACGAACTGGGCATTAAAAGCGCATTTTTTAACCGTCGTCTCATTGTCAACGGCGCCGTCTATTATATGAATATCACCGATATGCAGGTGGAAAACGCGGTTGATCCCGATAATACATACGTCACCAATGCTGCCGAAGCCACGGGCATAGGGGGAGAACTGGAAATAAGCGCCCGGCTTGCGGACGGTTTGACGCTGAGTGCCGGATTCGGCTATAGCGATATTACTTTTGATAAATATAAAGATGCGCTTGGAAATTATGAGGGCAACCACAATCCTTACGCACCGGATTATACCTATAATATTGGCGCTCAATACCGGCATGCCGGCGGCATGTATGCCCGGGTTGATCTGATTGGCTACGGCAAGATGTATTTTGACCGGGACAATAAATATTCAAGGGATCCATATGAACTGGTGAACGCTAAAATCGGCTATGAAGCCGAACATTATGACGTGTATCTTTATGGTAAAAATATTTTTGACACGGAATATGACTCGGAGGGGTATTACGGCGGCTACTATACGGTATATAGCGATCCAAGAGAGGTCGGTATTCAGTTGACTTATCGTTTTTAA
- a CDS encoding AbrB/MazE/SpoVT family DNA-binding domain-containing protein — translation MRVTTKGQVTIPKNVREILGIVPETDVDFQEDNGRFYLVKVSKNKTTSKFSKLRGIATAKMSTDEIMNMTRKIK, via the coding sequence ATGCGTGTAACTACAAAAGGTCAAGTCACTATACCCAAAAATGTAAGGGAAATATTAGGTATTGTCCCAGAGACAGACGTTGATTTTCAAGAAGACAACGGAAGATTTTATCTTGTAAAAGTATCAAAAAATAAAACAACGTCCAAATTTTCGAAACTAAGAGGGATTGCTACAGCTAAAATGTCTACAGACGAAATCATGAATATGACAAGAAAAATAAAATGA
- a CDS encoding TolC family protein has translation MKRYTVWITIVFWGLGIICTPAANARDSQPDTPSPKVNPKTGRAVDWAAIETLDMQTAVAVALAGNPDIGAAVERVHQAKARVAQARSTYWPRLDTNVTAARVELSKEVYNENLTTARYFNPNATIDDPEDYYNAGLTASWTLFDGFERKFTNLSARYGEKSGTEALEDVRRLLISAVAQSFFSAQLAQENIAIAKADEAFNQRQLTDAKARRRVGTGSLSDVLNFQVRGNQARTTRINEEYQYKTALFGLAALLGLPDARLPDHVELAHLAPETPKELSTPLVAQLIADAMDRRPDIREARWNIKQTEAQIKIAQAGYYPTISVAGSVDGERDHDMHFSRDDFGNSIQVSLSYNLFSGGMTKAKVREARHKKKELEKSLEDRMLSATADIRSSAALVATAQAQVVLQRENAGLVQRTRDLVEKEYNAGQASLVRLNEAQKDLTTARGNLALALVGLRQAWIELHTRTGTLLNMYENSR, from the coding sequence ATGAAAAGATATACGGTGTGGATAACCATTGTTTTTTGGGGGCTTGGCATCATCTGCACGCCGGCGGCAAACGCCCGGGACAGCCAGCCCGATACACCTTCCCCAAAAGTCAATCCCAAGACAGGCCGGGCCGTTGACTGGGCTGCGATTGAAACCCTTGACATGCAAACCGCCGTTGCCGTTGCCCTTGCCGGCAATCCCGACATTGGGGCGGCGGTAGAGCGGGTTCATCAGGCCAAGGCCCGGGTAGCCCAGGCAAGGTCCACGTACTGGCCGCGCCTGGATACCAATGTGACCGCTGCCCGGGTGGAACTCTCCAAAGAGGTCTATAATGAAAATTTGACCACGGCCCGTTATTTTAATCCCAACGCCACCATTGATGATCCGGAGGACTACTACAACGCCGGTTTGACTGCGTCCTGGACCCTGTTTGACGGGTTTGAGCGCAAGTTCACCAATCTGTCGGCGCGTTACGGCGAAAAATCCGGCACCGAAGCGCTGGAGGACGTCCGGCGGTTGCTCATTTCCGCTGTGGCTCAATCTTTTTTTTCCGCTCAACTGGCCCAGGAAAATATCGCCATTGCCAAGGCGGATGAAGCCTTTAACCAGCGTCAACTTACGGACGCAAAGGCGCGCCGGCGTGTGGGAACCGGATCTCTGAGCGATGTACTCAACTTCCAGGTACGGGGAAACCAGGCCAGGACTACACGCATCAATGAAGAATACCAGTACAAAACAGCCTTATTCGGATTGGCCGCCCTGCTGGGACTGCCCGACGCACGCTTGCCCGACCATGTTGAACTCGCCCACCTGGCTCCCGAAACACCCAAAGAGTTGTCCACACCCTTAGTAGCGCAATTGATCGCCGACGCCATGGACCGGCGCCCGGATATCCGGGAGGCCCGCTGGAACATCAAACAGACCGAGGCTCAAATCAAGATCGCCCAGGCAGGCTATTATCCGACCATATCGGTGGCCGGCAGCGTTGATGGCGAACGCGACCATGACATGCATTTCAGCCGGGACGATTTCGGTAACTCCATCCAGGTGAGCCTTTCCTACAACCTTTTTTCAGGGGGAATGACCAAGGCCAAGGTTCGGGAAGCCCGCCATAAAAAAAAGGAGCTTGAAAAGAGCCTGGAAGACCGGATGCTTTCGGCGACCGCGGACATCCGCAGTTCAGCAGCCCTGGTGGCCACGGCCCAGGCCCAGGTGGTCCTGCAGCGCGAAAATGCAGGCTTGGTCCAGCGCACCCGCGACCTGGTGGAAAAGGAATACAATGCCGGCCAGGCCTCCCTGGTGCGCCTCAACGAGGCTCAGAAGGATCTGACCACGGCCCGGGGCAACCTGGCCCTGGCCCTGGTGGGCTTGCGCCAGGCCTGGATCGAATTGCATACCCGGACGGGCACGCTGTTGAACATGTATGAGAATTCAAGGTAA
- a CDS encoding AraC family transcriptional regulator, whose translation MNKTMEMVHPIFSKSQDAPNQFDYNLPKRLGSGIIRANRFSSGLTLLFMDLCLTSPISLSSEITGWGSGMSFNLTGHSDVRSSEHRQILSAIPDTDAYYVYSYPQILEEDIAATRKVKVSILFDKKTLLDFVNEDEEPFLPFLKGLQNQTPVSGQGKMAPKIQRALNQLVDCPYSGKTRAIFLEGKMMEIFAHELEELRVKGKGIPRQPRISASDIERIHFSAELLVRDPVNPPDLTDLARKIGMGKSKFYQNFKSVFGHSPVVHLRSHRLRIARQLLRQGKHNVTEVAFAVGFNNLSYFARVFVDKFGVPPHQTR comes from the coding sequence ATGAATAAAACCATGGAAATGGTTCATCCTATATTTTCAAAATCTCAAGACGCTCCCAATCAATTTGATTATAATTTACCTAAAAGACTCGGTAGCGGAATTATACGGGCTAACAGGTTTTCGTCAGGATTGACTTTGCTGTTTATGGACTTATGTCTAACCAGCCCAATCTCTTTAAGTTCTGAAATAACTGGTTGGGGTTCTGGTATGAGTTTTAATCTTACCGGACATTCCGATGTACGTTCATCAGAACATCGGCAAATTTTATCAGCTATACCTGATACCGATGCGTATTATGTGTATTCCTATCCTCAAATCTTAGAGGAGGATATTGCTGCTACGCGCAAAGTTAAGGTATCAATTCTGTTTGATAAAAAAACGTTATTGGATTTTGTCAATGAGGATGAAGAGCCCTTCCTCCCGTTCTTAAAAGGCCTGCAAAACCAAACTCCTGTTTCAGGCCAGGGAAAGATGGCACCCAAAATACAACGCGCATTGAATCAACTCGTTGATTGTCCATATAGCGGCAAAACCCGTGCTATTTTTTTGGAAGGCAAGATGATGGAGATTTTTGCCCACGAACTTGAGGAATTAAGGGTAAAAGGCAAGGGGATTCCTCGTCAACCTCGTATCAGTGCATCAGATATCGAACGGATACATTTTTCTGCCGAACTCCTTGTTCGTGATCCTGTTAATCCGCCGGATCTCACCGATCTTGCCCGGAAGATAGGAATGGGGAAAAGCAAATTTTACCAGAACTTTAAAAGTGTTTTCGGGCATTCCCCGGTGGTACACCTCCGCAGCCATCGTCTCCGGATTGCCAGGCAGCTGTTGCGCCAAGGAAAGCATAATGTCACCGAGGTCGCTTTTGCCGTTGGGTTTAATAACCTGAGCTATTTTGCCAGAGTTTTCGTTGACAAATTCGGTGTTCCTCCTCATCAAACCCGCTAA
- a CDS encoding PIN domain-containing protein, with the protein MNGIFIDSCVLLDLFTNDPKWGNWSEDVLSQYSQTNTLFINSIVYTEISIGFNRIEEVEDAIEQVGVKVLEIPREALFLAGKTFLDYRRNKGAKSSTLPDFFIGAHATVSSLDLVTRGIAKYRTYFPNIKLICP; encoded by the coding sequence ATGAACGGAATTTTTATCGATTCATGTGTGTTACTTGATCTGTTTACGAATGATCCTAAATGGGGTAACTGGTCTGAGGACGTATTAAGTCAGTATAGCCAGACGAATACATTATTTATCAATTCTATTGTGTATACCGAAATATCAATCGGTTTCAACCGTATTGAAGAAGTTGAAGATGCCATTGAACAAGTGGGTGTAAAAGTCTTGGAAATTCCGCGCGAAGCTTTGTTTTTGGCTGGAAAAACATTCCTTGATTATCGAAGAAACAAGGGTGCTAAAAGTTCAACCCTTCCAGATTTCTTCATAGGCGCACATGCCACAGTGTCTTCATTGGACTTAGTCACAAGGGGCATCGCAAAATATAGGACTTATTTTCCAAACATAAAACTTATTTGCCCATAG
- a CDS encoding PD-(D/E)XK nuclease domain-containing protein, with translation MTRESEKKRYYIPEIENIQASGSLIGAFDVDFIEPENLLFQTGYLTIEQKQRVAGRIFYKLTYPNMEVKASLSDYILNRYSHDNVMKEKVQLKIYQAFQENDPDALNTVFQALFSSIPHDWYRKNRLSEYEGYYASVFYCYFTALGLDVTPEDTTNHGRIDMTVQLDNMEDGKAANKIYIFEFKVVDIDTTPGKALEQIKQKGYADKYRGNGCEIYLVGVEFDRNERHIVRFEWEKGE, from the coding sequence TTGACGAGAGAATCTGAAAAAAAACGATACTATATTCCGGAAATTGAAAATATTCAGGCGTCCGGCTCCCTGATCGGCGCGTTCGATGTTGACTTTATTGAACCGGAAAATCTTCTTTTCCAGACCGGCTATCTCACCATTGAACAAAAACAAAGGGTGGCGGGCAGAATCTTTTATAAGCTAACCTACCCGAACATGGAGGTAAAGGCCAGTTTGTCGGATTACATCTTAAACCGGTATTCCCATGACAATGTGATGAAAGAAAAGGTGCAGCTTAAGATTTACCAGGCTTTTCAGGAAAATGACCCCGATGCACTTAACACGGTTTTCCAGGCCCTGTTTTCCTCCATCCCCCATGACTGGTACCGGAAGAACAGGCTTTCAGAATACGAAGGGTATTACGCTTCTGTTTTTTATTGTTATTTTACCGCGTTAGGTCTTGATGTAACCCCTGAGGATACCACCAATCACGGCCGTATCGATATGACGGTTCAATTAGATAACATGGAGGACGGCAAGGCGGCCAACAAGATCTATATCTTTGAATTCAAAGTTGTGGATATTGACACGACACCAGGAAAGGCACTTGAGCAGATCAAGCAAAAAGGATATGCGGATAAATATCGTGGAAACGGCTGTGAAATATATCTTGTCGGTGTAGAGTTCGACCGCAATGAGCGACATATTGTCCGGTTTGAGTGGGAAAAAGGAGAATAG
- a CDS encoding AAA family ATPase encodes MQLQHTRFVHILSEKGKYYFLFHPGRFGKSLFIDTLKEAFEGNKDLFTGLWLHEHWDWKKRYPVIHISFAEGVLKSRKQLDERI; translated from the coding sequence TTGCAGCTTCAACATACCAGGTTTGTCCATATCCTTTCAGAAAAGGGTAAGTACTATTTTTTGTTTCACCCCGGACGTTTTGGAAAATCCTTATTCATTGACACTCTTAAAGAAGCGTTTGAGGGCAATAAGGATCTGTTTACCGGCCTTTGGCTCCATGAGCACTGGGACTGGAAAAAGCGTTATCCGGTCATTCATATCTCCTTTGCGGAAGGTGTACTTAAAAGTCGCAAACAACTTGACGAGAGAATCTGA